A genomic stretch from Verrucomicrobiota bacterium includes:
- a CDS encoding Hsp70 family protein, whose translation MVSAKFSIGIDLGTTNCAMAFEALDGDSQGSSEVLPIPQWEALTGFSEATTLPSFLYLPAEREAARMLGDSAAQGEWIPGRFARKQAAEFPGRVVHSAKSWLCHHAVDRTAPFLPWRSDEIPVERRISPIRASALLLEYLRAVWDARFAERDSGFGRQEITVTVPASFDAVAQRLTLEAAREAGFPEGVRLLEEPQAAFYRWLEKQESPETLWGRLSGRGDDARRVVAVIDIGGGTSDFSLFEVSPPSGTMFPHIKRIAVSDHLLLGGDNIDLALAHHVEARLGGEPFSGAQWNFLVARCRDLKERCLSNAAGDVFPISIPGRGSSLLGGTVSVQVARAEVESIVLDGFFPECGADARPAKTQAGLREWALPYAADSAVTRYLADFLRGRPRLDAVLFNGGTLYPEALRQRLRQQISRWQGGAEPQILDNPEPDLAVARGAARFGGILHRHAQRIEAGAARAIYLEIHQAPAKTEKTPAAALVCILPRNAPSEEEFRVSQPGLELRINRPVRFQPYYSTRRSADRAGALVQFNKDEFHRLPLLQTTARLSGRPLGGSDRLPVTLTTRINELGLLQVTCVSADSRVHESWPLEFNLRPHESDAEPGSRSRIPPDEAGAVRADAGVDPARLETAQTRIRLIFSRPLDPRDKLTAANLLKTLEQILALPKAGWNWVLIRSLWPALYGGFAHRQKSVEHEEAWLILAGFLLRPGFGAPGDDARIDELWRLHAEGLAWPGKRLQLQQYILWRRVAGGLSRERQELILEPELPRLRTQNNPPAELVRLAGALERIRPVTKAELATLFLQTARQLAAAKQYCAPYLVALGLLLNRAPLYAGPETVLPPVHVEQAFEALSDLDWVAPELAEISALFLRAARVVDDPAIDLPKALRDKIASRLQKADVAPVRLERLRKFVPVASGDRSSLFGESLPPGLVIGND comes from the coding sequence ATGGTTAGCGCAAAATTCAGCATCGGCATCGATCTCGGCACCACCAACTGCGCCATGGCATTCGAGGCGCTCGACGGCGATAGCCAGGGGTCAAGCGAGGTATTGCCGATCCCGCAGTGGGAAGCCCTCACAGGGTTTTCCGAGGCAACGACGCTGCCCTCATTCCTGTACCTGCCGGCTGAACGCGAAGCCGCCCGGATGCTTGGAGACAGCGCGGCGCAAGGCGAGTGGATCCCCGGCCGGTTCGCCAGAAAGCAGGCGGCGGAATTTCCCGGCCGCGTCGTGCACTCCGCCAAGTCGTGGCTCTGCCATCACGCCGTGGACCGGACCGCGCCGTTTCTGCCGTGGCGATCGGACGAAATTCCGGTCGAGAGGCGGATCTCGCCCATCCGTGCCTCCGCCCTTCTGCTCGAGTACCTGCGCGCCGTGTGGGATGCAAGGTTCGCCGAACGCGATTCCGGTTTTGGACGGCAGGAGATTACCGTTACCGTTCCGGCGTCCTTCGATGCGGTGGCCCAGCGGCTTACGCTGGAAGCCGCGCGCGAGGCCGGTTTCCCGGAAGGGGTCCGCCTCCTGGAAGAACCGCAGGCCGCGTTTTACCGTTGGCTGGAAAAGCAGGAATCACCGGAAACCCTCTGGGGACGGCTGTCCGGCAGAGGGGATGATGCCCGGCGCGTCGTCGCCGTGATCGATATCGGCGGCGGCACCTCCGATTTCAGCCTTTTCGAGGTCAGCCCCCCGTCCGGCACGATGTTTCCGCACATCAAACGAATCGCCGTCAGTGATCACCTGCTCCTCGGGGGTGACAATATTGACCTCGCGCTCGCGCACCACGTCGAGGCACGCCTGGGAGGCGAACCGTTCTCCGGCGCGCAATGGAATTTCCTGGTGGCCCGCTGCCGCGATCTGAAGGAGCGCTGCCTGTCAAACGCGGCCGGCGACGTTTTTCCGATCTCGATTCCCGGCCGCGGGTCGAGTCTGCTGGGCGGGACCGTTAGCGTCCAGGTCGCACGGGCCGAGGTCGAATCGATCGTGCTCGACGGATTCTTCCCCGAATGCGGCGCGGATGCGCGTCCCGCGAAAACGCAAGCCGGTCTGAGGGAATGGGCGCTGCCCTACGCCGCCGACAGCGCGGTCACGCGCTACCTGGCCGACTTCCTGCGCGGCCGCCCGCGCTTGGACGCCGTGCTGTTCAACGGCGGGACCCTTTACCCTGAAGCGTTGCGCCAGCGGCTCCGGCAACAGATCTCCCGCTGGCAGGGTGGCGCCGAGCCGCAAATCCTCGACAACCCGGAGCCGGACCTGGCCGTTGCCCGCGGAGCTGCCCGCTTCGGCGGTATCCTGCATCGTCACGCTCAACGCATCGAGGCCGGCGCAGCCCGCGCCATTTATCTCGAAATCCATCAGGCGCCCGCGAAAACGGAAAAGACGCCCGCCGCTGCCCTGGTTTGCATCCTGCCCCGCAACGCGCCATCCGAGGAGGAGTTCCGGGTTTCTCAGCCCGGCCTTGAACTTCGCATCAATCGCCCGGTCCGTTTCCAGCCGTACTACTCCACCCGGCGCAGCGCCGACCGCGCCGGTGCGCTCGTGCAATTTAACAAGGACGAGTTCCACCGGCTTCCACTGCTCCAGACCACCGCCCGCCTCAGCGGGCGGCCTTTGGGCGGCAGCGACCGGCTACCGGTGACCCTAACCACCCGGATCAACGAACTCGGATTGCTCCAGGTTACCTGCGTCAGCGCTGACTCCCGCGTGCACGAATCGTGGCCGCTGGAGTTCAACCTTCGCCCGCACGAATCCGATGCTGAACCGGGAAGCCGGAGCCGGATACCACCGGACGAGGCCGGCGCCGTGCGGGCCGATGCCGGCGTCGATCCGGCGCGCCTGGAAACTGCCCAAACCCGGATCCGGTTGATCTTTTCCCGTCCGCTCGACCCGCGCGACAAACTCACTGCCGCCAACCTCCTCAAAACCCTCGAGCAGATCCTCGCCCTTCCAAAAGCCGGCTGGAACTGGGTGCTGATCCGCTCACTCTGGCCGGCTCTGTACGGCGGCTTCGCGCACCGTCAGAAATCCGTGGAACATGAAGAAGCATGGCTGATCCTGGCCGGGTTCCTGCTCCGCCCGGGGTTCGGTGCGCCGGGAGACGATGCGCGCATCGACGAACTCTGGCGGCTGCACGCTGAGGGGCTCGCCTGGCCCGGCAAACGCCTCCAGCTCCAGCAGTATATCCTCTGGCGGCGGGTTGCCGGCGGGCTGAGCCGTGAACGCCAGGAACTGATCCTCGAGCCCGAGTTGCCCAGGCTGCGTACCCAGAATAATCCGCCGGCTGAACTTGTCCGGCTCGCCGGAGCGCTTGAGCGAATCCGCCCGGTCACCAAGGCCGAGCTCGCCACCCTTTTCCTCCAAACTGCCCGCCAACTCGCGGCCGCGAAGCAGTACTGCGCCCCGTACCTCGTCGCGCTCGGGCTCCTGCTCAACCGCGCTCCGCTCTATGCCGGGCCTGAAACTGTCCTCCCCCCGGTCCACGTCGAACAAGCCTTCGAGGCGCTGTCGGATCTGGATTGGGTCGCGCCCGAACTGGCCGAAATTTCCGCCCTTTTCCTCCGGGCCGCCCGCGTGGTCGACGACCCGGCCATTGAC